GAGTATGACTTGTTCTTGGTCATCAATGGGTGCATCGATTTCAAATCGATTCAAAATCAGAAAAGTCTCCATTGCGGCGTGCCCGATCCGTTTGTTGCCGTCAATGAACGGATGGTTCTGAATGAGCGAGAATCCCAGAGCGGCCGCTTTATCGGTGATCGTCGGATAAAGAGCTTTCCCGTCGAATGTCATGCGGGGCTGAGCGAGCGCTGACTCCACGGCATGTAGATCGCGGATGCCAAAACTTCCACCGCTGCGCTGGATGATCCGGCGGTGTAGATCGAGAGCTTCGTTTAGAGTGAGATAACGCACTAGGCGAGGCGGCGGTAAAGCTCGGAGTTTTTGTTGAGAACGTAGTCAGCTGCCTGCTGGAACGCTTCCTCTGGGCGTGCGATCAATTCGTCAATCGTCACACGTACAAGATCTTCAGGAGTAATGTTATACCGCTTGGCGATTTCTTGAAGTTTTGAAAGGCGATCATCGGAAACTGTAACGGTGATCGTGCTCATGGCGACCTCCTGGTTGACAATAAGAGAGTAACATTACCGCCAAAAAATACTACGGTAGCGCGTATGGGGGGTGCCTCAGTGACTGGATAAGCTATTTTCAATGGCTGACACAAACATGAAACCCTGTTCAACTCCGATGTTTGGAGTTGCGCGCAACTTTGCCTCGTAAAAATACTGGGGATCACTGTACCCAGGCAAAGAGTAGTAAAGCTTTATTTCAATATACAGTCGAGTCTTGTCATTAATCACGTCTTTAACAGATGCGATTCCATCGACGGTGACAAACTGGCCGGTGTATTTGAATGTGTTGTCTGGTAGCAGATATTTTGCCCCGTTTACGTCCTGTTGAATCAATTTTGTTGTCTCTCGATCATTGCCGTCAGTAATGTATGCTTTAAATTGTTCGCGCAACACGACGCCTGGAACTTTTCCGGCGTTTTTTATGATTGCTGTCCATTTAATCTTATTAGGACTGTCCATATGTGTTTCTCTATTCACAATTTCGATTCCAATATATGGTCTGTTTGAAATGTTGTATGTCTTTATCGCGTAAATTATCCCGATAGTGCTCATGGTCAGTGAACACAAAGATATAATTGTTGTAATCGCCGGGATGGCTTTTCCCTTAATATCCATTTTAATATTCTCTAACTCATTCAGTCTGTGGGCCTATCCATTCTCCTCCCGATCCAACCCCGTCATTTGCAATAGCGGCCGGTCGGTGAATGAAAAAAAAATCGCCGGCTCGGTCTGCGAGAGATTCTTATGCGCGTGCCAACGCCAGGAGGGGACGGTGTAGCTGTCGTGTTCGTCCCACGGCATTTCCACTGACTTGGTTTGGTCGATAATCGTGACACCTTTGCCTTGGACGCAGTGGTACATGTGGGTGCCGGTGTGGCGGTGGAATTTGGTTTCTTGGCCGGGCTGAAGCATCTGTAGGTAGCAAGTCATGGTTAGAAACGTGTGGCCGCCGTCGACCGGGTTTTTGTATTCGATGTACAAACCATCGTGGGGATCGACGATGCCTTGCTCGCCTAATTCTTTTAACGCTTCGAGGGCTTCGTTCCATTTGTAATGATAAGGAACTCCGGCGGCGCCTTGGTAATCTACTTTCGGTTGGCGCGCTGGACCGTAAAGGCGGCGCGCGGCGCCGTGGTTTCTCGTCAGTGGCTGCTGTTTACCCTCGGCCCATTCTTCGCGAAAGATGTGCGCGTCGAGAAAGCCGACCACGCCGGCGTCGAGGGCGTCGATCCAGATGATCGGTTCTTTGGAATTGTTCACGTGGTCGTGCCAGACCCAGTTGGGTTGAATCAACAAATCGCCGGGCTCCATCACCATCGGCTCGCCGTTCGAAGTCGTGTAAGCGCCGCCGCCTTTGACGACGAAGCGCAATGCGGTGTTGGTGTGGCGGTGCGCCGCCGCGGCTTCGCCAGGCAGAACGATTTGAAATCCCATGGCCAGAGTTTTGCTGCCGGTCTGCAAGCCGACGTTTCTGCGAAAGGCGTCGGGGCCGATGCGGATGACTTCGGTGGTTTCCATTAAGACTGGCAGAATTTCTTTCCAACGCCACAGCTTCGGTTCCATGCGTTGGGTATCGCGCTCGTTTTGCCAATAACCGCGCAGGCCGAGCTCGGCGAATTTTTGGTGCAGTTGTTGGCGATCTTTGGGTTCATTGACGGCGGCTTTGGACATGA
This sequence is a window from Deltaproteobacteria bacterium. Protein-coding genes within it:
- a CDS encoding DNA-binding protein; translated protein: MSTITVTVSDDRLSKLQEIAKRYNITPEDLVRVTIDELIARPEEAFQQAADYVLNKNSELYRRLA
- a CDS encoding cupin domain-containing protein, with protein sequence MSKAAVNEPKDRQQLHQKFAELGLRGYWQNERDTQRMEPKLWRWKEILPVLMETTEVIRIGPDAFRRNVGLQTGSKTLAMGFQIVLPGEAAAAHRHTNTALRFVVKGGGAYTTSNGEPMVMEPGDLLIQPNWVWHDHVNNSKEPIIWIDALDAGVVGFLDAHIFREEWAEGKQQPLTRNHGAARRLYGPARQPKVDYQGAAGVPYHYKWNEALEALKELGEQGIVDPHDGLYIEYKNPVDGGHTFLTMTCYLQMLQPGQETKFHRHTGTHMYHCVQGKGVTIIDQTKSVEMPWDEHDSYTVPSWRWHAHKNLSQTEPAIFFSFTDRPLLQMTGLDREENG
- a CDS encoding type II toxin-antitoxin system death-on-curing family toxin, which codes for MRYLTLNEALDLHRRIIQRSGGSFGIRDLHAVESALAQPRMTFDGKALYPTITDKAAALGFSLIQNHPFIDGNKRIGHAAMETFLILNRFEIDAPIDDQEQVILNLASGKMKREELAAWLATHVKETAHSTGA